AGCTGCTGGCAAAAGTGCGGCAGGTTCCGGGGACTACGGATCTCCGGATCCAGCAGCCTTTCAATCATCCCAAGTTTCACGTGATCGTTGATCGCACGAAAGCCGGCCGCGGTGGATTTACCGAGCGTGATGTCGCCAGCAGTCTGCTGGTCTCGTTGAGCGGAAGCGGCCAGACCGTTCCAACCTATTGGCTGGATCCCCGGAACGGCGTGCAATATTCGATGGCGAGCCAGACTCCTCAATATCAACTGGATTCGTTGGAGAGTCTGAACAAGATTCCAGTCCTCGCCGCAAAAGGTCAGGGGCCCGCGGTCATTCTGGGAGACCTCGCGTCGATCAGCCGCGATGCCGGGATGGGTGTGGTTTCGCACTATAACGTCCAACCCGTCATCGACATCTACGGCTCCGTGCAGCGGCGTGATCTGGGGTCGGTTTCGCAGGAATTGATGCCGATCGTGGACGCCAGCCGCAAAGATCTTCCGCGTGGCTCACAGCTGGTCGTTCGCGGACAGATCGAAACCATGAAAAGCTCCTTTGCCGGCCTGCTTGGCGGATTGCTGCTGGCCATCGTGCTGGACTATTTCCTGATCGTCGTGAACTTCCAGTCGTGGCTGGACCCCTTCATCATCATCGCCGCATTGCCCGCAGCGCTGGCCGGCATCGTCTGGATGCTTTTCATGACGCACACGACACTGAGCGTGCCTGCCTTGACGGGCTCCATCATGTGCATGGGCGTTGCCACGGCGAACAGTATTCTGGTGGTCAGCTTCGCGAAGGATCGGATGGCCGCCGGTACCAGCGGAGTGGCCGCCGCGCTGGAAGCGGGTTTTACCCGATTCCGGCCGGTAATAATGACGGCTCTTGCGATGATCATTGGAATGGTACCGATGGCCCTTGGGCTCGGCGAAGGCGGCGAGCAGAACGCGCCTCTGGGCCGCGCCGTCATCGGAGGATTGATGTTCGCCACTGTCGCCACACTTTTCTTTGTGCCGGCAATCTTCAGCCTTTTTCATAAACGATCGACAGCCGTACTTGCGCCTGAGCAGGAAAGCAATCTGGAGTAAATCGAATGATACGGAACGCCCTCATCACCATCCTCGCGCTGACAGTTGTCGGCGGTGTCGTCTACTCCGGAATCGCGCCGCGATTGAGAGCCGACGACGAACTCCGGACGGAGACAACGAGGCTCGCGGCTCGAACCGTGACTGTGATTGAGCCGAAGCGCGGCACACTCACGCAGGAAATCACGTTGCCGGCGAACATTCAGCCCTATACGGATGCGCCCATCTACGCACGCACCGACGGTTATCTCAAACACTGGTATGCCGATATCGGAGCCCACGTCAAAGCCGGGCAGCTTCTGGCAGAAATCGATACGCCGGAAATCGATCATCAGGTCGCGCAGGCGAGGGCCGATTTTGCCACCGCTCAAACGAACATGCATCTCTCCGATATCACCTCCGCCCGTTTACAGGATCTGATCAAAACAGACGCCGTCTCGAAGCAGGAAGTGGACAATGCCGTCAGCGATTTCCAGGCAAAGAAATCGATGACTGAGTCGGCTCGGGCCGCCCTGAAACGGCTGGAAGAAACGCAATCCTTTGAGAAGATCTTCGCCCCGTTCGACGGCGTCATAACAGCACGCAGCACCGATATCGGGGCCCTCATCACGAGCGGAAGTTCCACAACGAAGGAACTCTTCCACATCACCGCGACCGATCGCATGCGCGTCTATGTGAACGTTCCGGAAGCCTATTCGCAGGCCGCCAAGCCCGGCCTCGTTGCCGACCTGACGCTGCAGGAATTTCCGGGAAGAAAGTTCAGGGCCGCATTCACGACGACATCGGAAGCGATTGATCCTGCTTCCCACACACTGCTGGTTCAGTTCGATGTGCCGAATCCTGCAGGTGAGTTGCTTCCCGGATCGTACGCGGAGATTCATTTGAAACTCGCATCATCGGCGTCGACTTTCATTCTGCCGATCAATGCGCTGCTTTTCCGGTCGGAAGGTATCCGAGTCGCTATTGTCAAGGATGGCAATCGGGCGGAACTTGCGCGGGTAACGCTCGGCCGGGACTTCGGGAACGAAGTCGAAGTCGTCGCCGGATTGAAAGGCGACGAAGTTCTGATCGTGAATCCGCCGGATTCACTGGTTTCCGGAGAGTCCGTTCGCATCATGCAATCGGACAAGGACAAATAATGAAGGTCTCGAGGTGTCTATGCTGAGAATCATCGTAGAACGCAACTCGAAGACAGCAACAATGAGGCTCGTGGGGAAGCTTGCGGGCCCGTGGCTCGAGGAACTCGATCGGACCTGGGCGGACATTCACAGCGGCGGCGCCGGAGATGGAGTTCTGCTGGATCTATCGGATGTGACGTTCGTTGCGCCGGAAGCACGGGAACGGCTGGAGTCTATGTATCGGCAGGGAGCGCGCTTTAAGACATCCAGCTGCTGCGGGAAAAGCATTGTCGAAGAAATCATGCGTTCCCAGGCTTGAGCAGAAGTAACCACAAGACCCGCGCAAGCCGTTCGGGGCTTATGTGGTTTTTGTGGTTACTTCTTCCTTCTTTTCTTCTTTTTTCTCTTCCTTCTTTTCTTCCTTCGCCTGCGGCTCCGCTTTGGCCGGCTCGTTCATCTCATTCATCGCACCTTTGAAGTCGCGGATGGCTTTGCCTAATCCGCTACCCAGTTCCGGCAGCTTTTTAGGCCCGAAAATCAGAAGCGCAATAACCCCGATGATAATCAGCTCGGGAAGCCCTAGTGAACCCATATGATCTCCTTCAGGAGACCTACACTATCACAGGTCACATGTTGTGTCGCGGCGGATGCTTGGGCCGTTCCAGACCTTGGAGCGGCAGGGGATCCGTCTCCGGCGGCGTTCGGGGAACGCCCCCCTGCTCTTCGGCATCGGTCTGGGCATAATAGTCCTTCATCGTACGCTCGAAATCGCTTCGTTCCGGGCTGTCCTCATCGATGGCCCGCATCATCCGGTCCGGCGTCTGGTCCGGAGCTTCGGTGCTGACCGGCTGGCTGGCGGCTTCAAGGATCCGTTCAGCAGCCTCATGCGGTGGAACAGGTTTATTTTTGAAAGCTTTACGTCTGCGAGGCATATTTCCTCCCTATAGCTTTCGACGTTTTACAAAACCGCAGGTATGATTTCTTTTCCGTAAATTTCGAGGGTTTTCTCTTCCTCGCCACACATCAAATAAATATTGAACTGAGTGACCCCGGCGGATTTCAGTTCCCGTAACTTCTGCACGTGCTCGGCAACCGAACCGACAATACAGAAGCGGTCGACGACCTCATCGGTTACGAACTCGGCATTGCTGCTGCCTACTTCCGCATGGTGCAGGTAGTTGTATCCTCTGCGATCCTGAACATACCCGGTCAGCTCGGGCGGTAACTCTTCCGGCTTATAGCGAGACACCAGATCAACGACGTGATTCGACACCAGAGCAGGAAACCAGCGCACGCGCTCCCGCGCGATTTTCTTGTCTGCGGAGACCCAGACGGCGGTTGCGCTCATCACCCGGATCTTTGAAAAATCGCGGCCCGCTTCCTGCGCTCCTTCTTTCACAAAGCCCAGGCACCACTTGATGAGATGGGGATCGGCAAACTGGAGAATGACGCCGTCGCCGACGCGGCCGGCGCAGCGCAGTGCTTTCGGTCCGTAACCCGCGACCCAGATTGGAGGCACGCCTTTGTCCGC
This DNA window, taken from Terriglobia bacterium, encodes the following:
- a CDS encoding efflux RND transporter periplasmic adaptor subunit, with translation MIRNALITILALTVVGGVVYSGIAPRLRADDELRTETTRLAARTVTVIEPKRGTLTQEITLPANIQPYTDAPIYARTDGYLKHWYADIGAHVKAGQLLAEIDTPEIDHQVAQARADFATAQTNMHLSDITSARLQDLIKTDAVSKQEVDNAVSDFQAKKSMTESARAALKRLEETQSFEKIFAPFDGVITARSTDIGALITSGSSTTKELFHITATDRMRVYVNVPEAYSQAAKPGLVADLTLQEFPGRKFRAAFTTTSEAIDPASHTLLVQFDVPNPAGELLPGSYAEIHLKLASSASTFILPINALLFRSEGIRVAIVKDGNRAELARVTLGRDFGNEVEVVAGLKGDEVLIVNPPDSLVSGESVRIMQSDKDK
- a CDS encoding twin-arginine translocase TatA/TatE family subunit, translated to MGSLGLPELIIIGVIALLIFGPKKLPELGSGLGKAIRDFKGAMNEMNEPAKAEPQAKEEKKEEKKEEKKEEVTTKTT
- a CDS encoding TIGR03842 family LLM class F420-dependent oxidoreductase, with product FEFAFTLKPDMTPDHIIALAKQAEGAGFNYGWIFDSHVLWQEPYPLLTLMAANTARMRLGTCVTNPVVRDPTVTASLLATINQISNGRMDCGIGRGDSSRRVMGKKPTTLENLEEAVRVIRDLNSGKQITYEGHPIQMPWADKGVPPIWVAGYGPKALRCAGRVGDGVILQFADPHLIKWCLGFVKEGAQEAGRDFSKIRVMSATAVWVSADKKIARERVRWFPALVSNHVVDLVSRYKPEELPPELTGYVQDRRGYNYLHHAEVGSSNAEFVTDEVVDRFCIVGSVAEHVQKLRELKSAGVTQFNIYLMCGEEEKTLEIYGKEIIPAVL